The proteins below come from a single Triticum aestivum cultivar Chinese Spring chromosome 5D, IWGSC CS RefSeq v2.1, whole genome shotgun sequence genomic window:
- the LOC123122081 gene encoding 4-hydroxyphenylacetaldehyde oxime monooxygenase: MLDQLVHGVHHAIASHFIHPRRPSTISSTSSVSELDKPPAGTMDFSLPQQWQLLLLASILLPVVSYLLVTKRSSEEGRLKLPPGPKRVPVLGNLHQLGPLPHRSLRDLARRHGPVMLLRLGAATTVVVSSSAAARDVMRAHDADCCSRPSSPGPARLSYGRKSVAFSPYGAYWRDMRSLFAAELLGARGVRAAWAARQEQVDRLMAALGDAAGPVSLDEHVFRVADGVISTVAYGSVYGAEAFAGKHKRFQHVLEEAMDMSASFSAEDFFPNAVGRLLDRLAGIVARRERIFRDLDGFFEAVLEQHLHPARPKPESGGGDLVDALIRICEEHGFTRDHVKAVLLDAFLGGVDTSSVTILWAMSELIRKPQVLKKAQEEIRAAVAVNGNNEQRVQPDDLPKLTYLKMVVKETLRLHPPVTLLLPRETLRRVEIGGYDVPAGTRVLVNAWAIGRDPASWGQDAAEFQPERFESGGRHGEVDFRGAHLELMPFGAGRRICPGLAMGVANVEFTLANMLYGFEWKLPEGMVAEKLSMEEAGRLTFHRKTPLVLLPTPYVPPRAG; this comes from the coding sequence ATGTTGGACCAACTGGTACATGGTGTCCACCATGCCATTGCCAGTCACTTTATACACCCCCGACGACCGTCCACGATCAGCAGCACCTCGTCCGTGAGCGAGCTAGATAAACCTCCGGCCGGGACGATGGATTTCTCACTACCCCAGCAATGGCAGCTCCTCCTCCTAGCCAGCATCCTCCTCCCCGTCGTCTCGTACCTGCTGGTGACGAAGCGCAGCTCCGAGGAAGGGCGGCTGAAGCTGCCGCCCGGCCCGAAGCGGGTGCCGGTGCTCGGCAACCTGCACCAACTGGGCCCTCTGCCGCACCGCAGCCTGCGTGACCTGGCCCGGCGGCACGGCCCCGTCATGCTGCTCCGCCTCGGCGCGGCGACGACGGTGGTTGTCTCTTCCTCCGCGGCGGCGCGCGACGTGATGAGGGCCCACGACGCCGACTGCTGCAGCCGGCCCTCGTCACCAGGTCCCGCGCGGCTCTCCTACGGGCGCAAGAGCGTCGCCTTCTCACCATACGGAGCCTACTGGCGCGACATGCGCAGCCTCTTCGCTGCGGAGCTCCTCGGCGCCCGCGGTGTTAGAGCCGCCTGGGCCGCCCGGCAGGAGCAGGTCGACAGGCTCATGGCCGCCCTGGGTGACGCTGCGGGCCCGGTGTCGTTGGACGAGCACGTGTTCCGTGTTGCCGACGGCGTCATTAGCACGGTGGCGTACGGGAGCGTGTACGGCGCGGAGGCGTTCGCGGGCAAGCACAAGCGGTTCCAGCACGTGCTAGAGGAGGCCATGGACATGTCGGCCAGCTTCTCCGCCGAGGACTTCTTCCCCAACGCCGTCGGCCGCCTCCTCGACCGGCTCGCCGGCATAGTCGCGCGCAGGGAGAGGATCTTCAGAGACCTCGACGGCTTCTTCGAGGCAGTGCTGGAGCAGCACCTGCACCCCGCGCGCCCCAAGccggagagcggcggcggcgacctGGTGGACGCCCTCATCAGAATCTGCGAGGAGCACGGCTTCACGAGGGACCACGTCAAGGCTGTCCTCCTGGACGCGTTCCTCGGCGGCGTCGACACGAGCTCGGTGACGATCCTGTGGGCGATGTCGGAGCTGATCCGGAAGCCGCAAGTGCTGAAGAAAGCGCAGGAGGAGATCAGGGCCGCGGTCGCCGTCAACGGCAACAACGAGCAGCGGGTGCAGCCGGACGACCTGCCGAAGCTGACCTACCTGAAGATGGTCGTCAAAGAGACCCTGCGGCTTCACCCGCCGGTGACGCTGCTTCTGCCGCGGGAGACGCTGCGGCGGGTGGAGATCGGCGGCTACGACGTGCCGGCGGGGACGCGGGTGCTGGTGAACGCGTGGGCCATCGGGAGGGACCCCGCGAGCTGGGGCCAGGACGCGGCGGAGTTCCAGCCGGAGAGGTTCGAGTCCGGCGGGAGGCACGGCGAGGTGGACTTCCGCGGCGCTCACTTGGAGCTGATGCCGTTCGGCGCCGGCCGGCGAATCTGCCCCGGACTGGCCATGGGGGTGGCGAACGTGGAGTTCACGTTGGCCAACATGTTGTACGGCTTCGAGTGGAAGCTGCCGGAGGGGATGGTGGCGGAGAAGCTGAGCATGGAGGAGGCCGGCAGACTGACTTTCCACCGCAAGACGCCGCTGGTGCTCCTGCCCACCCCATACGTACCGCCGAGAGCTGGCTAG